In a genomic window of Polycladomyces abyssicola:
- a CDS encoding IDEAL domain-containing protein, translating to MDRGCCFDLTAGFGWGMWIECIWIRFGFMNRNVVGIIQELGKDVALAPDILHDEDRAALIDIALDMKDREWFYSLVK from the coding sequence TTGGATCGTGGGTGCTGTTTCGATTTGACGGCAGGGTTCGGTTGGGGTATGTGGATAGAATGTATATGGATTCGGTTTGGATTTATGAACCGGAATGTGGTTGGCATCATACAAGAGCTAGGAAAGGATGTGGCGCTTGCTCCTGACATTCTGCACGACGAAGATCGCGCAGCGTTGATTGATATAGCTTTGGATATGAAAGACCGGGAATGGTTCTATTCCCTGGTCAAGTGA
- a CDS encoding ArpU family phage packaging/lysis transcriptional regulator, with product MLNLDERFLIENRYLNQSPVDDMIVCDELGWSKRTYYRIKKRALYKLAMALNLI from the coding sequence GTGTTGAATCTGGACGAGCGGTTTTTAATCGAAAATCGGTACTTGAATCAATCTCCTGTGGACGACATGATTGTTTGTGATGAGCTTGGGTGGAGTAAACGTACCTATTACCGGATCAAAAAGCGAGCGCTGTACAAGTTGGCAATGGCGTTGAATTTAATATAA
- a CDS encoding enoyl-CoA hydratase/isomerase family protein yields MWKHFLVENRDFVTTVTINRPPYNTLSLGTLEELGRILDDLEEDEATRVMLLTGSGDRAFSAGADMTEFGQAEGGPEATIRKVHTLFQRIEHFPKPIIAVINGYALGGGCELQMACHLAVASDQARLGLPEVKRGILPGYGGTQRMARLIGKRRALYYMLRGQHISAEEAKACGLINEIFPHEQLREKAFELAASMARGSAPLAMRGIIRAVGRGLEQSLEEGLNLETEEMMKVVVSEDAAEGIQAFFSKREPAFRGR; encoded by the coding sequence ATGTGGAAACATTTTCTGGTAGAGAACAGAGATTTCGTCACCACGGTCACCATCAACCGCCCTCCCTATAACACCCTGAGTTTGGGCACGTTAGAGGAGTTGGGCCGGATTCTGGACGACCTGGAAGAGGATGAGGCGACACGGGTCATGCTGCTGACAGGGAGCGGCGATCGTGCATTTTCCGCTGGAGCTGATATGACGGAGTTCGGTCAAGCGGAAGGGGGGCCCGAGGCAACCATCCGCAAAGTACACACTCTGTTCCAGCGCATCGAACACTTTCCGAAACCGATTATCGCCGTCATCAACGGCTACGCGCTGGGCGGGGGATGCGAGCTGCAAATGGCCTGCCATCTGGCAGTGGCTTCGGATCAGGCACGGCTGGGGCTCCCGGAAGTCAAAAGGGGCATTCTCCCCGGTTACGGCGGGACCCAGCGTATGGCGCGGCTGATAGGAAAAAGACGCGCTCTCTATTACATGCTGCGGGGGCAACACATCTCTGCCGAAGAGGCGAAAGCATGCGGTCTGATCAATGAAATTTTCCCTCACGAACAACTCCGTGAAAAGGCCTTTGAACTGGCCGCTTCCATGGCACGGGGCTCCGCACCATTGGCAATGCGAGGGATTATTCGGGCTGTGGGGCGGGGATTGGAACAATCCCTGGAGGAAGGCTTGAACTTGGAAACAGAAGAAATGATGAAGGTGGTCGTCTCCGAGGATGCCGCCGAAGGGATTCAAGCATTCTTCAGTAAACGGGAACCGGCGTTCAGGGGAAGGTAA
- a CDS encoding thiolase family protein codes for MKQDRDAVILDAVRTPMGRKKGMLSRTRPDEMAAHVLSGIVERNGIDPGAVEDVKMGCVTQIGEQGYNIGRLAALIAGFPVEVCGVSSNRMCGSSLETLNQAAHEVMAGMGDLFIAAGVESMSRVPMGSDGGNFSEKLTDRYTIIPQGFSAEMIASRWALSREELDSFSYESHQKAIKARREGRFDNEILPIEVEDENGNIRRMEMDETPREDTDLQKMATLQPSFQADGVVTPGNSSQISDGAAAVLIASRKKAKELGIRPRARIVATATAGVDPTIMLTGVIPATEKVLKKAGLRMEDIDLFEVNEAFASVVLAWQRETGAPWEKVNVNGGAIALGHPLGASGARITATLVNEMERRKSRFGLITMCIGFGMAIATILEREE; via the coding sequence ATGAAGCAGGACAGGGACGCCGTGATCCTGGATGCCGTCCGGACGCCGATGGGACGAAAAAAGGGAATGCTGAGCCGGACGCGGCCCGATGAGATGGCGGCGCACGTATTATCCGGAATCGTCGAACGGAACGGAATCGACCCGGGGGCGGTGGAGGATGTCAAAATGGGCTGTGTCACCCAGATCGGCGAACAGGGTTACAACATCGGCCGCCTCGCCGCACTGATCGCCGGGTTTCCGGTGGAGGTGTGTGGTGTCAGTTCCAATCGGATGTGCGGTTCCAGTCTGGAGACACTGAATCAGGCCGCACACGAAGTGATGGCGGGGATGGGGGACCTGTTCATTGCCGCCGGGGTGGAAAGTATGAGCCGTGTTCCCATGGGGAGCGACGGAGGCAACTTCAGTGAAAAACTGACTGACCGGTATACGATCATCCCTCAGGGATTTTCCGCAGAGATGATCGCCTCCCGTTGGGCGTTGTCCAGGGAGGAACTGGATTCTTTTTCCTATGAAAGTCACCAAAAAGCGATAAAGGCCAGACGAGAAGGGCGTTTCGACAACGAAATCCTACCCATCGAAGTGGAGGATGAAAACGGAAACATCCGACGCATGGAGATGGACGAGACTCCCCGGGAGGATACGGATCTGCAAAAGATGGCCACATTGCAACCTTCGTTTCAGGCTGACGGCGTCGTCACCCCGGGTAACTCCAGCCAGATTTCCGACGGTGCAGCCGCCGTTCTCATCGCCTCCCGCAAAAAGGCGAAGGAGCTGGGCATCCGCCCCAGGGCCCGCATTGTGGCCACTGCCACTGCGGGGGTGGATCCGACGATCATGCTGACCGGCGTGATCCCCGCGACGGAGAAGGTGTTGAAAAAGGCGGGACTTCGGATGGAGGACATCGATCTCTTCGAAGTGAATGAAGCTTTCGCCTCCGTAGTGCTGGCCTGGCAACGCGAAACCGGTGCCCCGTGGGAAAAAGTGAATGTCAACGGTGGAGCGATCGCCCTGGGCCACCCCCTCGGGGCCAGCGGAGCCCGGATCACGGCCACGTTGGTCAATGAGATGGAGCGACGGAAATCCCGTTTCGGCCTGATTACCATGTGCATCGGCTTTGGGATGGCCATCGCCACCATCCTGGAACGGGAGGAGTGA
- a CDS encoding SDR family NAD(P)-dependent oxidoreductase: protein MTYSLAGKVALVTGASRGLGRADALALARAGADVVITDILLESENNEEVAETYGPISQVMQSAGVVYAEKTAEEIRNMGRRSMAIRMDVTDRKQVEEVFRLVKEEMGGIHILVNNAGTLDHVSQIEHQNDAFWERDLKVNLTGAYNTTKAVWPIMKEQKWGRIINMASVAGTLGGFGQASYSTTKAGILGFTKSMALEGARYNITVNAIVPGVINTEAFQMINPKMKERMIQRTAFKRPGEPEDIANAICFLASDHARYITGIELNVSGGIELFTF from the coding sequence ATGACGTATTCGCTGGCAGGGAAGGTGGCACTGGTGACGGGCGCTTCCAGGGGACTGGGCCGTGCGGATGCGCTCGCCTTGGCTCGGGCGGGAGCCGACGTGGTGATTACGGATATCCTTTTGGAAAGTGAAAATAACGAAGAAGTCGCCGAAACATACGGTCCGATCAGTCAGGTGATGCAATCCGCCGGTGTCGTTTATGCTGAAAAAACGGCGGAAGAGATCCGAAACATGGGACGGCGTTCCATGGCCATCCGAATGGATGTGACCGATCGGAAGCAAGTGGAGGAAGTGTTCCGACTCGTAAAGGAGGAGATGGGGGGGATCCACATCCTTGTCAACAACGCGGGGACCTTGGATCACGTCTCCCAGATCGAACACCAGAATGACGCCTTTTGGGAACGGGATCTGAAAGTGAATCTGACCGGCGCCTACAACACCACCAAGGCCGTCTGGCCGATCATGAAGGAGCAAAAATGGGGGCGAATCATCAACATGGCTTCCGTGGCCGGCACGCTGGGTGGTTTCGGTCAGGCAAGCTACTCCACCACCAAGGCGGGTATTTTGGGTTTCACCAAGAGCATGGCTTTGGAAGGGGCCCGCTATAACATCACCGTAAATGCCATTGTTCCTGGGGTTATCAATACAGAGGCCTTTCAGATGATTAATCCCAAGATGAAGGAGCGGATGATCCAGCGCACCGCTTTCAAACGGCCGGGGGAACCGGAGGATATCGCGAATGCCATCTGTTTCCTGGCCTCGGATCACGCTCGCTACATCACGGGGATCGAACTGAACGTCTCCGGCGGAATCGAATTGTTCACCTTTTAG
- a CDS encoding AMP-dependent synthetase/ligase: MKPKNLLDMVRRTVNSYPDKTALMYKTDGLYKGITYRQLWKQVRDTAAGLVRLGLRSGDKVALISENHPFWPVTDLAVASMRGVSVPVYPTLPPDQVAFILKNADCRMAVVEDEHQLEKVREGGAELSHIVVMKPGAGVTGEKGILSFDTLLKEGAAHPLENWEEELNRIDRDQLVTIIHTSGTTGRPKGVMLTHGNFLANMEGIHFWCLEVLPDDVFLSYLPLSHVFERLAGQFVPLSVGATIAYAESTDTIQENLVEVKPTVMTSVPRLFEKVYARVQEQVDAGTPLRRKIFDWAIRVGMERYEYYLRTPIDELLLGGGMPPKLKLRWKIADRLVYRKVKERLGGRIRGMVSGGAPLNPEIAQFFWAINLPVLEGYGMTEAAPVIATNPMVRTKIGTVGKPLPNVEVRIADDGEVLVKGPNVMKGYYKNPEATNEQLRDGWLYTGDLGELDEDGYLKIIDRKKNLIILSTGKNLAPQPIENAINNSPYIAQSVLIGHGRKYVIALVVPDFENLAPWARKRGWSTESREELVRRAEVKELLQREVQRLTAGFASYEQPKKVLVAEKEWTVEDGELTPTLKVRMREIEKRYREAIERAYDEGTPSKTEMSTVHV, translated from the coding sequence ATGAAGCCGAAAAATCTATTGGACATGGTACGGCGAACGGTAAACAGCTATCCGGACAAAACGGCATTGATGTACAAAACCGACGGGTTGTACAAAGGCATCACCTACCGCCAACTATGGAAACAGGTGCGGGATACAGCAGCAGGGCTGGTCCGTCTCGGATTGCGGAGCGGGGATAAAGTGGCCCTCATCTCCGAGAACCATCCCTTTTGGCCTGTGACAGATCTGGCCGTAGCCAGTATGAGAGGGGTAAGCGTTCCGGTGTATCCGACGCTGCCCCCCGATCAAGTGGCTTTTATCCTGAAAAACGCGGATTGCCGGATGGCTGTGGTGGAGGACGAACATCAGCTGGAAAAAGTCCGGGAAGGCGGAGCGGAACTGTCGCATATTGTGGTGATGAAACCGGGTGCGGGTGTCACCGGGGAGAAAGGAATTCTCTCATTTGATACCTTACTGAAGGAAGGCGCCGCACATCCCCTGGAGAATTGGGAGGAAGAGTTGAATCGGATCGACCGCGACCAGCTGGTCACGATCATTCACACTTCCGGTACGACCGGCCGCCCCAAAGGTGTGATGCTTACTCACGGCAATTTTTTGGCCAACATGGAGGGGATTCATTTCTGGTGCCTGGAAGTGCTTCCGGATGATGTTTTCCTCTCCTATTTGCCCTTGTCTCACGTCTTTGAGCGGTTGGCGGGACAATTCGTTCCTCTTTCCGTGGGTGCGACGATCGCTTATGCGGAAAGCACTGACACCATTCAAGAGAACTTGGTGGAAGTCAAACCCACGGTGATGACCAGTGTGCCCCGTTTGTTTGAGAAGGTGTATGCCCGAGTGCAAGAACAGGTCGATGCGGGGACGCCTTTGCGTCGCAAGATTTTCGATTGGGCAATCCGGGTGGGGATGGAGCGGTATGAATACTATCTGCGCACTCCGATCGACGAACTCCTGTTGGGGGGCGGCATGCCTCCCAAATTGAAACTGCGTTGGAAGATTGCCGATCGCCTTGTCTACCGCAAGGTGAAAGAGCGTCTCGGCGGTCGGATCAGGGGGATGGTCTCCGGTGGAGCGCCGCTGAATCCGGAGATCGCCCAATTCTTTTGGGCGATCAACTTGCCGGTATTGGAAGGGTATGGTATGACAGAGGCGGCTCCGGTGATCGCGACCAATCCGATGGTTCGTACGAAGATTGGAACGGTGGGCAAACCGCTGCCCAACGTGGAGGTACGTATCGCTGACGATGGAGAAGTGCTGGTCAAGGGGCCCAACGTGATGAAGGGATACTACAAAAACCCGGAAGCCACCAACGAACAGCTTCGGGACGGGTGGTTGTACACAGGGGATCTGGGGGAGCTGGACGAGGATGGGTACCTGAAAATCATTGACCGTAAGAAAAACCTGATCATCCTGTCCACAGGAAAAAATCTCGCTCCTCAACCCATCGAAAACGCCATTAACAATAGTCCCTACATCGCCCAGTCCGTCCTGATCGGCCACGGGCGCAAATACGTGATCGCTTTGGTGGTGCCCGACTTTGAGAATCTGGCGCCTTGGGCCCGAAAACGGGGATGGTCCACCGAATCCCGGGAGGAGTTGGTCCGCCGCGCCGAGGTGAAAGAGTTGCTACAACGAGAGGTACAACGGCTGACTGCCGGTTTTGCCTCCTACGAGCAGCCGAAAAAAGTGCTCGTGGCGGAAAAGGAATGGACCGTCGAAGACGGTGAGCTCACACCTACCCTCAAGGTGCGGATGAGGGAAATTGAGAAGCGGTACCGAGAAGCCATCGAGCGGGCTTACGACGAAGGAACGCCGTCGAAAACGGAAATGTCCACGGTACACGTATAA
- a CDS encoding SCP2 sterol-binding domain-containing protein: MSNRYSADMKTAEVFQEIEKRINENPKPVEGIESVYQFELSGDDGATYQLHLSNGNAKVVEGEAAAADCTLQMDAKDFKDMLLGNLNGTAAFMTGKLKIKGDMSKAIKLQTILSKYEV, translated from the coding sequence GCCGACATGAAAACTGCCGAGGTGTTTCAGGAAATTGAAAAACGGATCAATGAGAATCCCAAACCGGTTGAAGGTATTGAAAGCGTTTACCAGTTTGAGCTGAGTGGGGATGACGGAGCCACTTACCAGCTGCACCTGTCCAACGGTAACGCCAAAGTGGTGGAGGGGGAAGCGGCCGCTGCCGATTGTACGTTGCAAATGGATGCCAAGGATTTTAAAGACATGCTGCTGGGAAATCTGAACGGCACGGCGGCATTCATGACCGGAAAACTGAAGATCAAAGGCGATATGAGCAAGGCGATTAAACTGCAGACCATTCTCAGCAAATACGAAGTATGA